The region TGCCGGCCAGATACTGCGTCTTGCCGAGTTGCGTGTCCATCACGCCGTACAGACGCCGCGTTTCGTTCGTGTAACGATTGATCGCATATTCGATCGGCTCCGGCGCATAGATGCGGAAATGATGTGTTTGCCCAAGCATCGGGCCTACGCCGCCCATCTGGAACATCAGCCATTGCAGCGTCGCGTAGCGTGCGGCCGGATTAGCCGGCAGGAACTTGCCCGTTTTCTCCGCGAGGTAAATCAGAATCGCGCCCGATTCGAACAGTGCGAACGGTTTGCCGCTGGCGTCTTTAGGGCCTTCCGAATCGACGATCGCAGGAATCTTGTTGTTCGGGCTGACGGCAAGGAATTCGGGTTTGAACTGGTCGCCCGCGCCGATATCGATGCCATGCACCGTATACGCGAGGCCCGTTTCCTCGAGCATGATGTGAACCTTATGGCCGTTCGGGGTGGCCCAGCTATAGACGTCGATCATCCTGGCTCCTTGGTTTCGTGAAAGCGGCGCCGCAAAGGGCGCCGCAATTGACAAAAATTAGAGCACAGATCGCGCGATGCTGCTGGCCGTGCCACCATGAGCCAGTCTCGGCTTCGCGGGGCAATCAACCGCCGCGAAGCTAACCTCGAACACCCTCTCAAGCAATCAAGCGCTCAAACCCGTGTGATCGGCGTTTCGACGCGAGCCGCCGCGCCCGCATCCATGTAGCGCGCCAGTTCAAGCTTTGCGATCGCGTTGCGGTGCACTTCGTCGGGCCCATCGGCGAAGCGTAATGTCCGTGCGGATGCAT is a window of Paraburkholderia phytofirmans OLGA172 DNA encoding:
- a CDS encoding glutathione binding-like protein; its protein translation is MIDVYSWATPNGHKVHIMLEETGLAYTVHGIDIGAGDQFKPEFLAVSPNNKIPAIVDSEGPKDASGKPFALFESGAILIYLAEKTGKFLPANPAARYATLQWLMFQMGGVGPMLGQTHHFRIYAPEPIEYAINRYTNETRRLYGVMDTQLGKTQYLAGNDYTIADIAAFPWTRSWQNQGIELDTFPHVKRWHEEIAARPAVVRGVEVLASARKPLMDDKAKEMLFGATQYAKH